gtgaggcactaagcaactcagagaccttgtctctaaacaaaatacaaaatagagctggagatgtggctcaggggtcaaatGCCCCcacgttcaatccctggtacccaaaaaactGAATTGCCCAGTGGAGAACAGATAAAGGATACTGAAATAGTTCAGACAGGTGATTAGTTTAGATTAGAAAGGTGATCATAAATAAGAGAAGTGGATATTTaagaaagttcttttttaaatgatacaaaaCACGGTAATCTTCAACATACCAGTATTATGTAGGTGTTCTTACAGTCCTTCTTGTGACTTTATAAATGACTACAAATCATATGTAACTCTAGACATAAGGTTCCTAAGTGGGAGCTTGGGGGTCAGATACAGCCTGCATATACTTTTCTCTTTGTCCACTTtccaaaaaaaatccaagttaACCTGATACCTAAAAATCAGGACATCTGATTTCTCTAAGATCACTAGATCTGGCCAATACTGGGCCCATGTTTCCTCAGGGTGGTAACTGGCTAGAGCACAGGCTTTCTGGTTTACCTTAATCTCAAAACTCAGCaccctttattcatttataccaCCTGCTGCAAAGATATTTGGGTTTCTACTCCTTCAGCCTGGTACTGCTTATGGATGCCAAAAGTCTTTTCTTACATAAAAGTATGTCAATGGGAccttaaaataaagacatgttcactttcactcacttttttttttttttttttttttgtaccagggatttaacccagggttgcttagcccctgagccacattcccatcccttttaattttgagacaggatttccaCAGGGCCCTGTGATGTGCCAAGGCTAGTCtggaactttcgatcctcctatctcagcacaagtcactgggattacaggcatgaaccaccatgctAACCCTTAATACAATTTTGATCAATAGTTGGCTTTAGGCTTCATGTAGTCTATCATCACCTGTGCCAGGGACCAAAAACCTGAAGATACACCAATTACACTGATACGACCAAACCAGAGAAAAACCTGGTACTACTGCTCAAACTAACTCATTTTGCATATCAGTGCTAAGTACTGTTGGACAGTTAGCTCCCCAAAGCCTGGGACACTCCGAGGTgtgaaaaaagaaatgcaaatgaagctcagtatctagccatttttctttGAGGAAGGATTCCCAAATTGACACCTTCCCCTTCTGCTAGAAAAAAGGCATCTGCTAATTCAAGAGTTGTAGAAATGTCAGTCATTTACAGCGAAAGTGGCCGGTGAGCGCCCTTTTATTTCACATCTGAATTGTTTTGGCACTCTTGAAACCTTTTACGTCTCTACCTCCTCCACTTCATTCTCTCAACTTTATCCCCACCTCACTTcaacccccaccccaacccctagGCTAGAATGAATTAGATACGTGATCAAAACATCATTATCTTGCAATCTATCTTAAGCTAttaagataatattaaaaaacctCCCAAAGTTTGGGAACCTGAAAATTTACCCATAAATACACCAACAGAACCCAACAATTTGTCATCTTCAGGGCAAAACGTCCTTTTCAGGACCTTTCGGGCCGGTGCTACCTCCTCCGACCCCACCCCCAGGTGTGGTACCTGCAACCTGAGCCTTATTTGCAAAAGGCGGATAACAACctcagtgggttttttttctcGAATGGGGTTGCATGAGAAAATGCACGGTGCTTGGCACACACACAGGCTCCAACCGATAGTGGCTACCATGGGCATCTGCATCCCTCTGGGCCTTTCGGGGAGGGCCAGGCCCGGGAGACCCGGCGGGCGCGGCTCACCCACCTGCAGGCGCACGTTAAGCATCATGGAAGCCACGATGTAGAGGTAGGGGAAGTTGATACGCAGCCGCCAGGCCAGGTCGAAGAAGATAAGCAGTGTGCGGGTCAGCCCCTTGCAGAAGACCCCATAGGAGCGGGCGGCGGCCGAGCGCGAGAGGCGGACAGCCAGGCCCGACAGAGCCGCCGCCATATAGAGACCGGCGCTCCCactgcccgcccgcccgccgtCCCTCTCCGCGCCGCGTCGTCCCGGGCCTTCGCCCCGGCCGCTGTCCTGCGCACG
The sequence above is drawn from the Urocitellus parryii isolate mUroPar1 chromosome 9, mUroPar1.hap1, whole genome shotgun sequence genome and encodes:
- the Smim10l3 gene encoding salivary gland specific protein SAGSIN1: MHQARRAQDSGRGEGPGRRGAERDGGRAGSGSAGLYMAAALSGLAVRLSRSAAARSYGVFCKGLTRTLLIFFDLAWRLRINFPYLYIVASMMLNVRLQVHIEIH